In one SAR324 cluster bacterium genomic region, the following are encoded:
- a CDS encoding Hpt domain-containing protein, with translation MLDPSLLSKISPKMRDKIVRMFIDKTPPMIEDIKRHFQAGEILLMNEASHKLKGSGLAIGAGPFAAICETLQHKAENESAEIPSLLADLEQSYQQLSQELLKIIG, from the coding sequence ATGCTTGATCCCAGTCTACTTTCAAAAATTTCGCCCAAAATGAGAGATAAAATTGTGAGGATGTTTATTGACAAAACACCGCCGATGATTGAAGACATCAAACGCCACTTTCAAGCCGGCGAAATTTTACTCATGAATGAAGCCTCCCACAAACTCAAAGGCAGCGGCCTGGCCATTGGCGCAGGCCCCTTCGCGGCGATTTGTGAGACGTTGCAGCATAAGGCTGAAAACGAGAGCGCTGAAATTCCCTCTCTGCTTGCGGATCTGGAACAGAGCTACCAGCAATTGAGCCAGGAACTACTCAAAATTATTGGATAA